Genomic DNA from Theropithecus gelada isolate Dixy chromosome 1, Tgel_1.0, whole genome shotgun sequence:
GGGGAGAAAGGCTCAGGGTCTGCTAACTTGCCTTCATCAAGGAGGCAATAGTTTTATGGGCCTCGGGCAACGATGGCTTAGCCAGCGTTCAACTAATCAATCTCACCTGTAGGGATGGAAGTGGATGGGTGGGTACAGCTCAAGCCGTTGGTACACAACAGCCTGTTAGTCTCTAAgatatgttatctttttttttttttttttttttgagacggagtctcgcgctgtgtcacccaggctggagtgcagtggcgcgatctcggctcactgcaagctccacctcccaggttcaggccattctcctgcctcagcctccgagtagctgggactacaggcgcccgccaccacgcccggctagttttttgtatttttagtagagacggggtttcaccatgttagccaggatggtctcgatctcctgacctcgtgatccgcccgcctcggcctcccaaagtgctgggattacaggcttgagccaccgcgcccggcgatatGTTATCTTAACTCCCACAAAGTGCCAACTCCcttcaatatttaaagagactgaggccaagcgcagtggctcacacctgttatctcagcactttaggaggccgaggcgggtggatcacctgaggtcaggagttcgagacctgcctggccaacatgagaaaactccatctctactgaaaaaatacaaaaattagccgggcgtgatggggggacacctataatcccagttactcagaaggctgaggcaggagaatcacctgaacctggggggtggagcttgcactgagccgagatcttgctactttcctccagcctgggtgacagagtgaaactccgtctccaaaacaaaacaacttgaaAAGGGGCTTAGAAAGCATTGCTTGAAGCCTGACCTATTTGTTTTACTCCTGATTTTGTTCACGATTCATTGAGAATATTTGAGTACTAAGAACTATGGCAGCAGGTGACGGTGATAATAAAACACACTtgcttcctgccctcagggaATTTGCATTGTAATGAGTAAGAGTCAAGACAGTCAACGAACAAGTCAGTAATCGAACATATAATTACAAATTGTGATCAAGAATTTGAAAGTTAAGATGGATGCTCCAAGACAGGGAAATCACCTACTTTAAAGGAGGCCTCTTGGAGAACCTGATATTAATGATAAAAATGGAGGTGggagactgggcgcagtggctcacgcctgtaatcccagcactttgggaggccgaggtgggcggatcacgaggtcaggagttgaagaccagcctgaccaatatggtggaaccccatctctactaaaactacaaaaatttgccaggtgtggtggcatgtgcttgtaatcccagctacttgggaggctgggacaggagaatcgtttgaatccaggaggtgaaggttgcagtgagccgagatcacgccactgcactccagcctgggtgacagggcgagaccccatctcaaaaacaaaacaacaacaacaacaaattggaGGTGAGAAAGATTAAGGCaagcaaaatatataagaaaaatatttgggcACAGAAAAAAGTGTGAATCAaagtcgggcacagtggcagaAAGGGTACGTCTTCACTTAGAAAGGCTATATATGTCTAGAAATTCAATACTAGAGTTCTTTAGCTTCATAGGAATTTCTCtgtgacataaaaataaaataaaaacttttatgtcttcttttatttctcggTTGCCAATAATCCATAAATGTTTTGGCTAAAACGTGTTGATTGCCAAAGCATGCCTATATAACGAGGAGAAAATTATTCAGAGGAAGCTAATGAGTTTTCTAGAGGTTAGGAGACAATGGCTTTTATGTTTCATTTGCAGCAGGGAGGAACTTAAGTGACCTAGAattttttacctttaaattttttCCAGTATAGAAACAAACTTGTAGTACATTCTGTATTGTTTGGGGAGaggaatatttcactttttctctgttttataaacACTTTAAGTTCTGCATTGGTGATAAAATGAATAATAGTGGTAAAAATGAAAGCTATATAACTAATTGTTTGTGATACACATAATGAGCAAAATGAGCTCTGGGAATTCCATTCTGGTTACCAGGAAATCTCTGGTATGAGCAAGGACTTTTTATAATGTTATCAAGTATGTTGggaattgaaatatttatataggTTGTATAGTTTTTAGAACTTAGAATGCCTTAGAGAAGAGTTAATTCTCTCTCTGAGATATTTGGTCCTGTAGATAGACTATTGAAAATCTGATTTGTTCTGTTAGGTTCTCCCTTTAAGTTCCTGATTTAATTCAGTTAACcgagaaatgtaatttttatttctttcttttttttttttttttttgttttttgagacggagtctcgctctgtcgcccgggctggagtgcagtggccggatctcagctcactgcaagctccgcctcccgggttcacgccattctccggcctcagcctcctgagtagctgggactacagacgcccgccacctcgcccggctagttttttgtatttcttaatagagacggggtttcactgtgttagccaggatggtctcgatctcctgacctcgtgatccgcccgtctcggcctcccaaagtgctgggattacaggcttgagccaccgcgcccggcctttatttcttttttatttcactcCTTCAGTAACCATTTATTGACTGTCAGCTGTGAGAGTCTTCAGGCTAAAGCAAGTGTctttgtagcaggacgagccacagacaaaactcctcagacgctgagttaaagaaggacggggtttattcggccgggggcattggcaagacttctgtctcaagagccgagctccccgagtgagcaattcctgtcccttttaagggctcacaactctaagggggtgcacgtgagagggtcgtgattgattgagcaagcagcgggtacgtgactgggggctgcatgcaccggtaattagatcgcaacaaaacaagataggattttcacagtgcttttctataccaTGTCTGTAATCTATGGACAACagaaccgattaggtcaggggtcgatctttaactaccaggcccagggtgtgacgctgggctgtctgcctgtggatttcatttctgccttttagtttttacttctgctgtctttggaggcagaaattgggcataagacgatatgaggggtggtctcctcccttatctTCACCCCTGGATTACTGATATTTTGGGCTAAATCATTCTTGTTTATGGGGCGGGGTGGTCGGGGGAGACTGTTTGTGCatgatgtttagcagcatccttgatGCCAGTAACATTACCCCACTACCCCACTGTGACAAccgaaaatgtctccagacagtGTCATGTGTTCCCTGGGGAGCAAATTCATCACCCCAGTCCAGAAGCATTGGTGATAATGGGAAGGAGCAGATGGGagttggaggtgggggtgggaaggaggcAAGAGAAGTGGCACTTGGGGTGGGAGACATGAATGTATTTGAGAGACATTAcgaaaaaagaatagagaagtcTTAGTGACTGGTAAATTATAGGGactggggaagagggaggagtaAGCAACAACACTGGTTTGGGAAACTGGAGGGACTGTGGTGCTCTTACTCAAAAACAAAGGAGGAACAGATATGAAAGAGAAGATGAGTTCAGTTGTAGAGACATTGGATTTGACTGGGGGCATGGTGTTCTCTAGGATGTAGGTTCAGGAGCCGCGTGTGTAGGAGTGAAGTCAGGACTGAGAGGTGGATCTTGGAAGGCAAAAGATTAGTAATTGACACTAGGGCAGAAAAGTGTCATTCACCTGCTAGAGAAAAGAATGAGTTGGGTAATTAAGATGCAAACTAATTATTCTGTTAGAGATTCTAAAGCATTCCACCAAGGttaagcagaaataaaaactaacaaaacaaagcaaaacaccaaGTATCAAAAACACTTCAGTATATCTTTCAGTCAGTTaagagggtgagggaggaggaagaaagctgaaagaagagagaaaaggaaatgaaatggaatTCTGACAGACAGGTAACTGTAAAGGAGAGGAAGATTCATTTAGTATTTATTAATTGCCATCAACcattacataatttaatttttaaaaatctgggaaATGCATGTATTATTGTAACCCACTTTCTTTTCCAACATTTGAACATGAAAAGTTTCAAACAGgacaggtgtagtggctcatgcctataatcctagcactttgggaggccaaggcaggaggatctcctgagcccaggagtttgagcccagcctgggcaacaaagggagacctcatctccacaaaaaaaattgaaaaattagctgggtatggtggtgaaTGCATGTAGTcctggctattcaggaggctgaggtgggaggatcacttgagcccagcagttccaggctgcagtgagctatgatcatattacagcagtctgtgacagaatgagagcatctcaaaaaaagagagagaagtttCAAACATACAGTAAAGTTGAAGGAAGTTCCCAGTGAACACTCATATATCTACCACgtaaattttataattaacattttgttatatttgttttatcacaTATCTGTCCATGCATCCATTCAAGTGTCTTATTTTTTGATGCATTTTAGAGTAAGTTGCCAAAATCAGTACACTTAAGCCAACTACATCAGCATACGTATTCTCAGCTAGAGTTCAATATTCGTTTAGAGTTTTCTAACCTACtgttactaatttaatttttaaagcccaTATCCAATTTCCTTTGTGGGAAAATGAgtagtactttattttattttataaaaatagtttttgtgaCCATTTTGGAATGCTAACACTGAAGACTTTTATTGACAATTACACTAGAATTCCTCTAGATACATGAATATATAGGCTGGTCACACTTGCTGTTTCTCGTCTGTATCCTGCTACCAGGATGTGGCCAGGCATGAGGTAAAATCTCTAATTATCTGTTAAATCTAGTTTTGCAACCACAGATATGATATTCTTACCTGATCAAATGGAATTAAGGTTAGGCCATGTTTCAGGCATCTTTAGGAATACTAAATAGCTATTAAATAACAAGAACCCTTTGGCAAAGCTTTGTGGTTTGCCTTTATGATTTCCTTACCAGTCCCCCGAGAGTAAACTATGCAGCGTTGTTTGTTATAAAAAAAAACTGGTCTAAATTTGCAGGTTCCAGCATTGTTTCTgcggctatgtgaccttggacaaatctcttagcctctctgagcctgagcTCATGCTTTAATTATCCTTGGGTTAAGAGCACCTATGTGTATTTGATAATCACACTTGTGAGTTTCAAATGAGCCTTTGAATGCAATAGAGATTTGGCAGCTGTGACCTGCTGCACAACTGtcactgtgaaaaaaataatcaattctttccctccctccttctttcccttcttttgtcTTCTGAACTTCTGGAATATagcacagaagaaaataataaggaaatcAATAGTTCAGAATCAAAGACGTTCTGCTAAAGAAAGAGCAAAAATCAAGATTCAAAGTACCTCAGCactcaaagaagcagaaaattctAATAGCTGCAGGCAAATTGTGCCCTCAGAGGAGCCTAGATtctagaagaaaggagagagcagTCTTGTGAAAGAGGTGAAACAAAGGCTTTTCATGTACTCCGGAATTGCTTGGAGACTGGGATATAACCCTGGCAAAGTTATTAAAGTTGATTTCTCTAAAGCATTTACTTGAAAGGGCCACCTAAGGATAACTGGCTAACTGCccttaaattacatttattttaaaaaacatagtttGAAAAAGGATAGTAATCAAAGACTGACAagaccaatctttttttttaaaaaaaaatttataagccTCGTTCATAATATGCAAAGGAAGGCTACACATTTGCTTGTTACATTTAAGTTGGACAATATAATATATagcctttctccctcctctgggttactttgaaaatattaataagttgGATATCTATTCCATATTTTCAAAGTGGTTATCAATGAACTTTTGCTTAAATACTTGTAAAACTTACTAATGCCACTTTAATCTCAGTTTACTGCTTAAAGCTTCTTTAGATAtccatatttttttaataaaacaattcttacaaaataggtaataaataatggaaataatgaCGAAATGTTCAATGAGGAAAAATGTTTATCCCAATATTGTGGCCAGAGTGTTAAGAAACTTTTACAGGACGAAGTCTGCCTGGAAGGGTTTGCTTGGGAAAGTGGTAGTTTATAGCATAACATctgattttgtgtgtttgtgccAAGGGTGTTTCCcttctgtctttttcctttttataggcAGCTACAATAGTGACATGTTTAATATTGATGAGTTTGACCTCCTGGGAGTTATCGTATATGTACCCTTTTTGAATACAAATGCTGTTTAATTTATATGGTAAACACATAGAATTTGGAGATTAGCATTTTAATCAACTCTAATCTCAGTATTTTCTACTTCTCCTACCTCTTtcttctgtcaaaaaaaaaaaaaaaattataactcaaCTTTAGAAATGACAGCTAATGTCCTCTCCTGGAGAAGCAGGGTCTGTGTGTGAAACATAAAAGCAGTACCATGCGCAGTAACCTTTCCTGAACCATATGCTCACGCGCATCAACAGTGTTCAACGAGATGATCAATTATTCAAGAAACAGAacaatccattcattcaacaaatatttattgaacagccATGCAGAGGCAGACAGGGGGTTGTGTATGTGGCCGTGACCCGATGGCACCTCTAAACTGGAATTGGGCTTCAGTTTTTCCCCAtgtaaaaatttcttcttttttgtttaacttttctcgTGGCAGGTCCAGTAGCTTTGAAGATCAGAGTGCATCTTCCAGCTGACGATCTCTTCGGTCGGGGACAATGCATGCGATTCGCACGGTGGAGATTAAAGTCCCCGAGATAGAGGAAACGTTTTTCGCGCCCAGGTTCAGCAAGGAGCCGCGCGGGGGCCgagggggcggcggcggcgggcggggaGCCAGGCCCGAGCTGCGTTCTGCGCAGCCATTGGCGGGCGCCGCGCTGTGCACTGAGCATGTTCGCGCCCCGCCGGCCCCGAGCCGCAGCCGCAGCCGCAGCGACAGCAGCCACGGGAGCCGCCGCGCATTATGCAAAGCGGCCGCAGATGCGAGCGGGGCCAGCCGGGCGCGCATCGGCCTCTCCTCCCAGCGGCTCGCCCAGCCGCCGCCTGACTCTCCCGGGAGACTCCCTTGGCCCGGGCCCGGGGCCGAGGAGGGCCGGGATGGCCTGAGTGCCCGCGTCGCGGCGGCGCAGCAGCGGGATTGCACCATGGGGAACCAGGATGGGAAGCTGAAGAGGAGCGCAGGTGATGCCTTGCAcgaaggcggcggcggcggcgcggaggATGCGCTGGGGCCCAGGGATGTGGAAACCACAAAGAAGGGGAGCGGGGGTAAGAAGGCGCTGGGCAAGCACGGCAAGGGGGGAGGGGGCGGCGGCGGGGAGTCGGGCAAGAAGAAGAGCAAGTCAGACTCCAGAGCCTCCGTGTTTTCCAACCTGCGGATCAGGAAGAATCTGTCCAAGGGGAAAGGCGCCGGCGGCTCCCGCGAAGATGTGCTGGATTCCCAGGCCCTGCAGACGGGGGAGCTGGACAGCGCTCACTCCCTGCTCACCAAGACTCCGGACCTCAGCCTCTCGGCGGACGAGACCGGCCTATCGGATACCGAGTGTGCGGACCCTTTTGAGGTGACCCGTCCAGGGGGTCCTGGGCCTGCCGAGGCTAGGGTCAGGGGCCGGCCGGTCGCCGAGGATGTGGAAACTGCAGCAGGGGCGCAAGATGGACAGAGGACCAGCTCGGGCTCGGACACGGACATCTATAGCTTCCACTCGGCTACGGAGCAAGAGGATTTGCTTTCAGACATCCAGCAGGCGATCcgcctgcagcagcagcagcagcagctccagctccagctccagcaacagcagcagcagcagcagcagctccagggCGCCGAGGAGCCTGCAGCGCCCCCCACCGCCGTCTCCCCTCAGCCCGGGGCCTTCCTGGGCCTGGACCGGTTCCTGCTGGGGCCGAGCGGCGGGGCTGGGGAGGCCCCGGGCAGTCCGGACACTGAGCAGGCGCTGTCCGCGCTCTCCGACCTGCCCGAGAGCCTGGCCGCCGAGCCCCGGGAGCCCCAGCAACCGCCGTCCCCCGGCGGCCTCCCAGCCTCCGAGGCGCCCAGCCTCCCGGCGGCCCAACCCGCGGTCGCAGACTCGCCGTCCTCCACGGCTTTCCCATTTCCCGAGACCGGGCCGGGGGAGGAAGCGGCCGGAGCCCCCGTGCGAGGGGCTGGGGACACGGATGAGGAGGGCGAGGAGGATGCTTTTGAGGATGCGCCCCGGGGCTCTCCGGGGGAGGAGTGGGCCCCGGAGGTGGGAGAGGACGCCCCgcagaggctggaggaagagCCGGAGGAGGAAGCACAAGGACCTGACTCCCCCGCGGCCGCTTCCCTGCCCGGCAGCCCTGCGCCCAGCCAGCGCTGTTTCAAGCCCTACCCGCTCATCACCCCCTGCTACATCAAGACCACCACCCGGCAGCTCAGCTCGCCCAATCACTCCCCGTCTCAGTCCCCTAATCAGAGCCCCAGGATCAAGAGGCGGCCGGAGCCCTCCTTGAGCCGAGGGTCCAGAACTGCCCTGGCCTCCGTAGCCGCCCCGGCCAAGAAGCACCGGGCCGACGGCGGCCTTGCGGGCGGCCTGAGCCGCTCGGCGGACTGGACGGAGGAGCTGGGCGCCCGCACGCCCCGGGCGGGAGGCTCCGCGCACCTGCTGGAGCGCGGGGTGGCCGCTGACAGCAGCGGTGGGGTGTCCCCGGCACTGGCCGCCAAGGCGTCTGGGGCGCCAGCGGCTGCGGATGGCTTCCAGAACGTTTTCACAGGTGAGCGCGCCCTGCTGCTGGCCTCCGGGTCGCAAGTCGCCTGCCAATCAGGGCCTTCCCCTGCCACCCGCCCTCCCTGGACTCTGGAAGGCGGTGACCTGGTAGTGGCGTGTCTCTTCTCCGTAGGGAATCCTTTTCGGCCCACCGAGCTCGCCCCCCCTCGGTGAAATGCCTCAGACATACTTGTTGGTTTTCTGTGTTCTTACAAGATCTTAAAGGGAACAACTTAGTTGTGTCTGTTCTAAGTCATCTCAAAAAAGGTTGCTCTGCCCATTTCACCAAAATATCTGCTCTTCACAATGTGTAGGGTCACGCCAGGGAGATAAACTCCTTTTTCGTCTTGTTAGCTAAACCatcattcttctctttcatttctcatcACCACagcattacaaagaaaaaaattgttcatgGTTCTTTCGCAACAGTCGGTTTTGGAGGCACAAATCATTTATTCAAGTACGATCCAAACGCAATCTCTGACCGCTCTAGTATCTGTGTGTATTTGTACACGTTTGGTATGTATGTAATATGTAGTTTGTATCTTGCAGCAATCTGGGTTCCGCTACTTAGTGAAGTTAAGCGGTCACTCACTCCTGTTTGCTGCTGCAAGAAAATCCGATACATGctattagaaaattaataaatagaatgGTAGGgatcattttcatttagtttcatGGTCCAACCCAGAACAGCCTGTAGTTTGGAGATAGTGAAGGTGAGAAGGTCAAAAGCACATCTAGTTCAACTGGTACCTCCCCTCCCTAGCATATGTTATAGACTCACACCCAGGGTGACATAAAGCACAGCCAGAGTTTGTTTGCTGTGGTCAATGTCAAGCAGTCTAATGAGTTTATCCTAGCTTACAGGCTTACAGGACCCAAGGCCTTACCTTAAGAGCCCGACGTGTTTACCTAACCTCTATTCttgattattaaatgaaatagagTGTTAGAATttaatgaatggaaaaatatgaaaagtcacATGACTACTGATAGGTTTATGATAAATATCTGAAGGATTAAACATTTCAAATGcaatctgaaaattttaaaatcttatgttctgttattttaaacattatgtgTAAAACATCGCTTAGATGAAATTTCTCAGCACAGACAGCGACTTCTTGGCTGACTAAATGCTGGTAATGTTGGGGTAGCTACTTACTGACCACATTTTAATTTACATCTGTGGGCTaccttttattttgcctttatagGGTCTTACCCTTAAAAGTAGCTTCTTCTATTCATTTCAtatactcttatttttcttcttttccactttCTCTTTATTGTGTAGATTGTTAAAAAGAATGTTTGTAGTTTTATACCCACTagataaattgtaaaaaaaaccccaacaaattgaaaaaagatcacttttgataaaagaaaattggaaagtttttgcattaattttcatGAATTTAATGTTGGTGAGGCAtcacatattttctctttatctaaGTGACATTCACGTATATGgtttttgaaaagtgaaaataattcacCATAATGATTATCAATCATTAATATTAATGATAGTTATTCCTAGTAGCATAAGACtttggaaatttatttatttcattcatttagcaaatatatatatatatatgtatatacatttgtgtgcatatatgtgcatacacacacatacgcacacacacccATTGAGCAGCCGCATTGTGCTATGCAGTATTCTAAATGGTAGCACACTGTGCTAGGCAGTATTCTAGATGTAGGTGATACATAGGCCATTAAATCATGATTTTGCCCTTCTAAGCCTCACTGACTAGTGAGGAGGAGACATGAAATAAGTGCAGTGCACAGAAATATCTGTATAggtagagacatgcaaatcactGCTGGGACATCACAGATACAGTGGCTTACCTGCTTGGTGGCAAGGGGTGAGGGAAGAGGACTTGAGAGAGGAGGATTGAACAGAGTCCTGGAAGATCACAAGACCCTAAATAGGTtgaatgtttgttttcctttttaaaaaaagtgtctTCTTGGaactcacattttattttaatttgctaagTATTCCCAAATTTGAAATCTGGGACTCTTAAAAGAGTCCTGTATAGGAACCACCTGGGTTTTGTTGACCTCTCCAGgcgatttgttttttaaattgtgcagAGTAGAAGTGCAGAGCTAGTcatttttataaggacatcaccTATTTTGTATTTGATGGTTGGATACAGCTAGTTGGTAATCAGCAAATATCTTTTTGTGTAGCAGCTTCCATATATTTATCTCATTCACTCAGCATTGTTCAGGAAAAGAGGATCAGTAGGCTTTACCCAACTTCGTAACTGGTGGGGAAATGCAGATAGAGAAAGAGGTGAAataactttctcaaggtcacactgTGATTCATTCAGAGGCAGATCCAGAAATAGAAAGTGAGTCAATGATTCAAGTCTAATGTACTTATTATTTCTGTTTGGATGTTCAATGTTTTAAGGCCATATAGAGAGTAAAAACTGTTTATAAAATGTATGATCGGATTTAGGGCCTTTCTTTAGTTAGATTTTCCAGTTCCTGTTTTTAATAAGGTGTACTCCTTTAATGCTTGAACATCTGGCCTTCCTTGAGCTGGATGAAGGGTGATTGTTGGCTAGAGTGAACCAGAttttctctaagcagctctcATGGAAACTGTTCTTATGGTGGTAGAATGAATCCAGATTGACACAGGCCCTTGTTTCTCAGCTGTCAACTCTTCATGTCATCTGGCACTACGTTTGCTGCTTTACTCTCCTCCACTATTTTTTTATGGGTGTCTTGGAAATTACCGGCATGGGGAACACTAGCGTTGTCCTTAGGGAAATTTCTTCTTGGCcttaattttacatgtatttggaTCAATTAATTGCCAGCTGCCTTTGAAGCAGGTGAGCATGGTATCTATAAGCTTCCAtaagcatgttttatttttaaaccatagaACGAGGATTGTCAGCGCCGCAGGAAGGAACAGATGTTTTTCGCTTTTTACTGCCTTCCAAATGTAGGGAGAAAATACACGTGAAAAGGGATTTCTGTGGCACATGTTTGTGTCTCTTTGGTAGATCTAAGAACATTTAGCAATGAGGGAGACCAAACTTTATCTTGTTTTAGCTATTAAGAAACTGATGATGCCTTAGGCCATTGCATTTAAGTATTTCATAAGAAATTTGTTTGAAATCCATCTTTTTCAGTGTTTAGTAGAAAACATGGCGTCTGAAATTCGGGAGGTTCCCTTACATATGAAGTATAACAGAAGCTTGGTACTAGAGTTTTGCAGTTAATTAAACTTTAGATATCTAACGTGTTAAATTTGTGATGCTAAATCACTTTTGATAGGAATCTTTCCCAAGTCAATTATGtgcttatctttttttaaacacatgGAATAAAAGTTTAATCTGTTTTAAAGGGCTTAATGTCATCTTCAGGCACATCATTGTTACATCTTATAAAAACATTAGTGATGTCCTCAACAGCTATCACAGTGTGTGGGCTGTTGGCCTCAGTCTGtagtttctgagttttttttgtCTGTGTAGTTTCTTGGTTGTTTTCTTGCTGCcagatatttattgttttagCTGCCTTTAGTCGCTTTGCTCCTGTCtctcaatttttttgtaattGGACTTTTCTGATCAATTTGTGATTGGCTTACAATTCCTGTAATTATGATATTGGCTATACTTATTGTACTTCTAAGTGCCAGACTAAGTGCCAGACTCTGTTGGTGCATTACATAACTATCTCTAATCCTTACAACAGTCTTGAAGTATAGCTGTTTATCCTCATTTTTCCAATGAAAAAACCCAGGCTCAGACAGTAAAGTAACTTCTTGCCTAAGGGCATTAAGCTAGTAAGTGGCCCATCCAAGATATGTCCTTAGAAAACCAAATCTGTTGTTAATATGCATAAGATGAAACCAAGTAGATCAGTGAGCTTTTGGAGGACTAGCTAATTAATAAAGTGCATAGGCTCTA
This window encodes:
- the FMN2 gene encoding formin-2 isoform X2 produces the protein MGNQDGKLKRSAGDALHEGGGGGAEDALGPRDVETTKKGSGGKKALGKHGKGGGGGGGESGKKKSKSDSRASVFSNLRIRKNLSKGKGAGGSREDVLDSQALQTGELDSAHSLLTKTPDLSLSADETGLSDTECADPFEVTRPGGPGPAEARVRGRPVAEDVETAAGAQDGQRTSSGSDTDIYSFHSATEQEDLLSDIQQAIRLQQQQQQLQLQLQQQQQQQQQLQGAEEPAAPPTAVSPQPGAFLGLDRFLLGPSGGAGEAPGSPDTEQALSALSDLPESLAAEPREPQQPPSPGGLPASEAPSLPAAQPAVADSPSSTAFPFPETGPGEEAAGAPVRGAGDTDEEGEEDAFEDAPRGSPGEEWAPEVGEDAPQRLEEEPEEEAQGPDSPAAASLPGSPAPSQRCFKPYPLITPCYIKTTTRQLSSPNHSPSQSPNQSPRIKRRPEPSLSRGSRTALASVAAPAKKHRADGGLAGGLSRSADWTEELGARTPRAGGSAHLLERGVAADSSGGVSPALAAKASGAPAAADGFQNVFTGRTLLEKLFSQQENGPPEEAEKFCSRIIAMGLLLPFSDCFREPCDQNAQTNAASFDQDQLYTWAAVSQPTHSLDYSEGQFPRRVPSMGPPSKPPDEEHRLGDAETESQSAVSETPKKRSDAVQKVVKLLSNKRSQAVGILMSSLHLDMKDIQHAVVNLDNSVVDLETLQALYENRAQSDELEKIEKHGRSSKDKENAKSLDKPEQFLYELSLIPNFSERVFCILFQSTFSESICSIHRKLELLQKLCETLKNGPGVMQVLGLVLAFGNYMNGGNKTRGQADGFGLDILPKLKDVKSSDNSRSLLSYIVSYYLRNFDEDAGKEQCLFPLPEPQDLFQASQMKFEDFQKDLRKLKKDLKAKIDQEAEENSLTETHKCFLETTAYFFMKPKLGEKEVSPNAFFSIWHEFSSDFKDFWKKENKLLLQERVKEAEEVCRQKKGKSLYKIKPRHDSGIKAKISMKT
- the FMN2 gene encoding formin-2 isoform X1 codes for the protein MGNQDGKLKRSAGDALHEGGGGGAEDALGPRDVETTKKGSGGKKALGKHGKGGGGGGGESGKKKSKSDSRASVFSNLRIRKNLSKGKGAGGSREDVLDSQALQTGELDSAHSLLTKTPDLSLSADETGLSDTECADPFEVTRPGGPGPAEARVRGRPVAEDVETAAGAQDGQRTSSGSDTDIYSFHSATEQEDLLSDIQQAIRLQQQQQQLQLQLQQQQQQQQQLQGAEEPAAPPTAVSPQPGAFLGLDRFLLGPSGGAGEAPGSPDTEQALSALSDLPESLAAEPREPQQPPSPGGLPASEAPSLPAAQPAVADSPSSTAFPFPETGPGEEAAGAPVRGAGDTDEEGEEDAFEDAPRGSPGEEWAPEVGEDAPQRLEEEPEEEAQGPDSPAAASLPGSPAPSQRCFKPYPLITPCYIKTTTRQLSSPNHSPSQSPNQSPRIKRRPEPSLSRGSRTALASVAAPAKKHRADGGLAGGLSRSADWTEELGARTPRAGGSAHLLERGVAADSSGGVSPALAAKASGAPAAADGFQNVFTGRTLLEKLFSQQENGPPEEAEKFCSRIIAMGLLLPFSDCFREPCDQNAQTNAASFDQDQLYTWAAVSQPTHSLDYSEGQFPRRVPSMGPPSKPPDEEHRLGDAETESQSAVSETPKKRSDAVQKVVKLLSNKRSQAVGILMSSLHLDMKDIQHAVVNLDNSVVDLETLQALYENRAQSDELEKIEKHGRSSKDKENAKSLDKPEQFLYELSLIPNFSERVFCILFQSTFSESICSIHRKLELLQKLCETLKNGPGVMQVLGLVLAFGNYMNGGNKTRGQADGFGLDILPKLKDVKSSDNSRSLLSYIVSYYLRNFDEDAGKEQCLFPLPEPQDLFQASQMKFEDFQKDLRKLKKDLKACEVEAGKVYQVSSKEHMQPFKENMEQFIIQAKIDQEAEENSLTETHKCFLETTAYFFMKPKLGEKEVSPNAFFSIWHEFSSDFKDFWKKENKLLLQERVKEAEEVCRQKKGKSLYKIKPRHDSGIKAKISMKT